The nucleotide sequence CCCGAGTCCGGGATCCAGGATGATCCGCTCCCCTGGCACGCCGGCGGCAAGCGCCGCGTCGCGCTGCGCGAGCAGCTCCGCGGTCACGTCCGCGACGACATCGTCGTAGCGGGCCGCCTGGCTCATGACCGACGAGTGGCCGCGCCAGTGCATCAGCACGTAGTCGACGCCCGTGGCTGCGACCACGTCGAACATGGCGGGGTCCGCGAGCCCACCGGAGACGTCGTTGACGATGCGGGCGCCCGCGTCGATCGCGGCGGCGGCCACCGATGCGCGCATGGTGTCGACCGACACCACGACGCCGTCGGCCGCCAGCTGAGCGACGATCGGGACGACCCTGTCGAGTTCCTCGGCCGCGGACACCCGGGCCGCTCCGGGCCTGGTCGACTCGCCGCCGATGTCGACGATGCTGGCGCCGTCGCCGAGCATCGCGCGGGCATGGTCGACCGCGACGTGGGCGTCGAGGAAGGCCCCGCCGTCGGAGAACGAGTCGGGCGTCACGTTGAGGATTCCCATGACGAGAGTCACCGTCGCGTCACCTCCCGAGGATCAGGCTCATGGCCTCCGCGCGCGTCGCGGGATCTCGCAGCTGCCCGCGGACGGCGGACGTGACGGTGCGGCTGCCGGGCTTACGCACCCCGCGCATCGTCATGCAGGTGTGCTCCGCCTCGACCACCACGATGACCCCTCGGGCGTCGAGGTGCTCGACGAGGGCCTCGGCGATCTGCGTGGTGAGCCGCTCCTGCACCTGCAGGCGGCGGGCATACAGCTCGACGAGCCGCGCAATCTTCGACAGGCCTGTGACCCGACCGTCCACGGACGGGATGTAGCCGACGTGCGCCACCCCGGTGAAGGGCAGCAGGTGGTGCTCACACATCGACACCAGCTCGATGTCCTTGACGAGCACCATCTCGTCGTGCGAGATGTCGAACGTGGTCCCCAGGATGTCCGCGGCTTCCGTCTCGTAGCCGGCGATCAGCTCGCTCCAGGCCCGCGCGACGCGGTCCGGAGTGTCCTGCAGCCCGTCGCGGTCGGGGTCCTCCCCCACCGCAGCGAGCAGCTCGCGGACGGCCGCGGCGGCCCGCTCCCTGTCGACCGCCATCAGAGCTGTGGCGCGCTCGGCGGGCGCCAGGAGTCGGGGCCGGGCTGCGGGTTGACCTGCGGCGGCTGCGGCGTCTGCGACGGCGGGGCGACCGGCGGCTGCGCGACCGGGCCGGGGATCAGCGACGGCACGCTCGGGGAGGCAGGGACCTCGATGGGCGGCAGGTCGGAAGGCACGCGCTCCTCGGAGCCGGTCCAGGCCGAACGCTTCTCGCGACGGCGCAGCGGCTTGAAGACCTCAGCAACCTCCTGACGGTTCAGCGTCTCCTTGGCGAACAGCTGCCGCACGAGCTCGTCGAGCACGTCGCGGTTCTCGACCAGGACGTCGAAGGCCTCCTGGTGAGCGGTGTGGATCAGCCCGGCGACCTCCTCGTCGATGATCGCCGCCATGGTCTGCGAGTACTCGGACGACGAGTCGGTCCCGCGCATGCCCATGAACGGCTCCGAGTCGCCGCCGCCGAGCTTGACGGAGCCGACGCGCTCGCTCATCCCGTACTGCATGACCATCGCGCGGGCAACCTTGGTGGCCTTCTCGATGTCGTTGGCGGCGCCGGTGGTGGGGTCGTGGAACACGAGCTCCTCGGCCGCACGGCCGCCCATCATGTAAGCGAGCTGGTCGAGCAGCTCGCCGCGGGTCTGCGAGTACTTGTCGGCGTCGGGCATCACCATCGTGTAGCCCAGCGCCCGGCCGCGCGGGAGGATCGTGACCTTCTGCACCGGATCGTTA is from Tessaracoccus palaemonis and encodes:
- the folP gene encoding dihydropteroate synthase; its protein translation is MGILNVTPDSFSDGGAFLDAHVAVDHARAMLGDGASIVDIGGESTRPGAARVSAAEELDRVVPIVAQLAADGVVVSVDTMRASVAAAAIDAGARIVNDVSGGLADPAMFDVVAATGVDYVLMHWRGHSSVMSQAARYDDVVADVTAELLAQRDAALAAGVPGERIILDPGLGFAKTWDHNWTLLRHLDSFMGLGHRVLVGASRKAFLGELLGGREPIGRDGATAALSFWCGLHDVWAVRTHDVTGQADAISVARRLLRERQWDAAAGPARPDAVG
- the folE gene encoding GTP cyclohydrolase I FolE codes for the protein MAVDRERAAAAVRELLAAVGEDPDRDGLQDTPDRVARAWSELIAGYETEAADILGTTFDISHDEMVLVKDIELVSMCEHHLLPFTGVAHVGYIPSVDGRVTGLSKIARLVELYARRLQVQERLTTQIAEALVEHLDARGVIVVVEAEHTCMTMRGVRKPGSRTVTSAVRGQLRDPATRAEAMSLILGR